From the Syngnathoides biaculeatus isolate LvHL_M chromosome 10, ASM1980259v1, whole genome shotgun sequence genome, one window contains:
- the LOC133507980 gene encoding class E basic helix-loop-helix protein 40-like produces MERIPSAQPSPLTKTDLADMHSMDFPMYAYKPRRGMKRGEESKETYKLPHRLIEKKRRDRINECIAQLKDLLPEHLKLTTLGHLEKAVVLELTLKHVKTLSTLMEQQQQKILALQSGMHIDQPIVTQEKSEEMFRSGFHMCAKEILQYLASRESDGDFAPSHVINHLHKLAADVLQSPKRPLSPLSPPPEEIPTYSQRQTHKETTTTSLPPKPSEGYGRVPVIQRAHPPPSGEQSGSDTDTDSGYGGELEKIECGGPQRHPDYYSQEGKPMKRSTAERQNSGVKREDDEPRHKRARAESSEDEMLSGGESSASSSSSGYGSYMSVSPNHPPPPPHPLCMPFYLIPPSAATYLPMLEKCWYPGAVPMLYPGMAGSATAERPPQMVMSPRGGSPAPAITQTPMDSPALLQALKQVPPLNLETKD; encoded by the exons ATGGAGCGAATCCCAAGCGCGCAACCTTCTCCTCTGACCAAGACTGATCTAGCAGATATGCACAg cATGGATTTCCCCATGTACGCGTATAAACCCAGGCGAGGGATGAAGAGGGGAGAGGAGAGcaag GAGACCTACAAGCTGCCTCACAGACTCATCGAGAAAAAGAGACGGGATCGGATAAACGAGTGCATTGCTCAGTTGAAAGATTTGTTGCCGGAGCACCTAAAACTtacg ACTTTGGGCCATTTGGAGAAGGCTGTGGTTTTGGAACTCACACTCAAGCATGTGAAGACCCTCAGCACTCTcatggagcagcagcagcagaaaatCCTTGCCCTGCAGAGTGGCATGCATATCG ACCAACCCATTGTCACCCAAGAGAAGTCCGAGGAGATGTTCCGATCTGGTTTCCACATGTGCGCCAAAGAGATTCTTCAGTATCTGGCCAGTCGTGAGAGCGACGGCGACTTCGCGCCATCCCACGTCATCAATCACCTTCACAAGTTGGCCGCCGACGTGCTCCAAAGTCCAAAGCGACCCCTCTCTCCTCTTAGCCCCCCGCCCGAGGAAATCCCCACATACAGCCAGCGCCAAACCCACAAggagaccaccaccaccagcttACCCCCTAAGCCCAGCGAGGGCTACGGGAGGGTGCCGGTCATCCAGCGGGCGCACCCTCCGCCCAGCGGCGAGCAGAGCGGCAGTGATACTGATACAGATAGCGGCTACGGAGGAGAGCTGGAGAAAATCGAGTGCGGCGGCCCGCAGAGGCATCCCGACTACTACAGCCAGGAGGGCAAGCCGATGAAGCGGAGCACGGCGGAGAGGCAGAACTCCGGCGTCAAGCGGGAAGATGACGAGCCGAGGCACAAACGGGCCCGAGCCGAGTCGTCTGAGGACGAGATGCTCTCGGGTGGAGAATCCTCAGCCTCGTCCTCTTCCAGCGGTTACGGTAGCTACATGAGCGTCTCCCCCAACCATCCGCCTCCGCCCCCGCACCCTCTCTGCATGCCCTTCTACCTCATTCCTCCCTCTGCCGCCACCTACCTGCCTATGCTGGAGAAGTGCTGGTACCCGGGCGCCGTGCCCATGCTGTACCCCGGCATGGCCGGCTCCGCCACCGCCGAGAGACCGCCGCAGATGGTGATGTCTCCCAGGGGAGGCTCCCCAGCTCCGGCCATTACTCAGACGCCCATGGACTCCCCGGCTCTCCTACAGGCACTAAAACAGGTACCCCCCCTCAACCTGGAAACCAAAGACTAA
- the LOC133507463 gene encoding tubulin monoglycylase TTLL3-like gives MSEVAPEEVAARRSLPSTKLDKLKGAKALVEKAIKEQKVFTVQGRYPVIRAGLRARGWVERYLPNTSHCSSHRQSDKDKDEEDGSTGEDNSAETKEGGDNAEEDDLDSMYDFMSRLVRNERIYFYWSSRYDSVYCRSLRQDQVTNHFANTGNFTTKVGLCVNLRNLRWYDTADPDSFFPRCYRLGEERDAFIEDFRRTACSSLLKHVVETNVMTKEPTKNEHGKAESVAALVSAGVINTALQKCQEYLSVLAHSDIDVTVKTLPFVEENQWNHFLQKFYSVVHKGAPIRNSADFVDRCQVMLAQLKDVCPQMDLDGVNNIWIIKPGAMSRGRGIVCMNRLDQILALVDSDRNMAKDSKWVVQKYLEQPMLVNGTKFDLRQWFLVTDWNPLTVWFYRECYLRFSTQPYSTTKLHSSVHLCNNAIQKHFQPSHERHPGVPRDNMWSSSDFKDFLQQQGRGEQWETVVVPGMQKAVVHVLQTAQDKVEHRKATFELYGADFMLGNDLRPWLLEVNANPTMACTSVVTARLCPAVQLDTLKVVLDKRNNPNACTGGFRLIYKQAAVELPQFIGLNLIVEGNHIMKPKYTKRRKRLGSTKPHLAKSIQIHVSCEDGEVTSKEQVESCEKAQECKPSPENQQQKPSPRREKQERAVVHNVTLVSEDHTQPRRRPQCSGGSRGSRAPLAQRNISLSRTPKPRNTSCVFQSSIKPSHGVYLWRSFLPRTFSEPSNKPSTTRAASFGRDQLPLLRLTSLQPGYRKPSVDTFQIESSYRFHKQRYVQTMSRYK, from the exons ATGTCAG AGGTGGCACCAGAAGAGGTTGCGGCACGTCGTAGTCTTCCGTCTACCAAGCTGGACAAGTTGAAAGGAGCGAAAGCCCTGGTGGAGAAAGCAATCAAG GAGCAAAAAGTGTTTACAGTGCAGGGGCGCTATCCTGTGATTCGTGCCGGGCTGCGGGCCCGAGGGTGGGTGGAGCGTTATTTGCCAAACACAAGCCACTGCTCGTCTCACCGCCAGAGCGATAAGGACAAGGATGAAGAGGATGGCAGCACTGGAGAGGATAATAGCGCTGAGACAAAAG AGGGGGGGGATAACGCCGAGGAAGACGACCTTGACAGCATGTATGACTTCATG TCTCGTCTGGTTCGAAATGAAAGGATTTATTTCTATTGGAGCTCCCGTTACGATTCCGTCTACTGTCGCTCCTTGCGGCAGGACCAAGTGACCAATCACTTCGCCAATACCGGAAACTTCACCACCAAG GTGGGCCTCTGCGTGAACCTTCGCAACCTTCGATGGTACGACACTGCAGATCCTGACAGCTTCTTTCCGAGATGTTACAGGCTCGGGGAAGAGAGAGATGCATTCATAG AGGACTTCAGAAGGACAGCATGCAGCAGTTTGCTAAAGCACGTAGTCGAGACCAACGTGATGACAAAAGAACCGACGAAGAATGAGCACGGGAAAGCCGAAAGTGTCGCCGCGCTTG TCAGCGCAGGGGTGATCAATACAGCCTTACAAAAGTGCCAGGAGTACCTGAGTGTCTTAGCACACAGCGACATTGACGTGACAGTCAAAACGCTTCCTTTCGTGGAGGAAAATCAATGGAATCACTTTCTGCAAAAGTTCTACTCGGTTGTGCA CAAAGGTGCACCTATCAGAAACAGTGCTGATTTTGTGGACCGCTGCCAGGTCATGTTGGCCCAACTCAAAGACGTTTGTCCTCAGATGGATTTGGATGGAGTCAATAACATCTGGATTATCAAACCAGGCGCCATGTCAAGAGGAAGAG GTATTGTTTGCATGAATCGCTTGGATCAGATTTTAGCCTTGGTGGACTCAGACAGAAACATGGCCAAGGATAGTAAGTGGGTGGTTCAGAAGTACCTGGAGCAGCCCATGTTGGTCAATGGAACCAAGTTCGACCTGCGCCAGTGGTTTCTGGTCACTGACTGGAACCCTCTGACCGTCTGGTTCTACAGAGAGTGCTACCTGAGGTTCTCCACTCAGCCCTACTCCACGACAAAACTTCATAG TTCAGTCCACCTTTGCAACAACGCCATCCAGAAGCACTTCCAGCCATCGCACGAGCGCCACCCGGGGGTCCCCAGGGACAACATGTGGTCCAGCTCCGACTTCAAGGATTTTCTGCAGCAGCAGGGCCGCGGGGAGCAGTGGGAGACCGTGGTGGTCCCGGGCATGCAGAAAGCCGTGGTCCACGTCTTGCAGACAGCCCAGGACAAGGTGGAGCACCGCAAGGCAACCTTTGAGCTATACGGAGCCGATTTCATGTTGGGGAACGATCTGAGGCCTTGGCTTCTTGAAGTCAACGCCAATCCCACCATGGCCTGCACCAGCGTGGTGACGGCTCGCCTCTGCCCCGCTGTGCAACTGGACACGCTGAAGGTGGTTCTGGACAAACGAAACAACCCCAACGCTTGTACGGGAGGCTTCCGCTTGATCTACAAACAG GCTGCAGTCGAATTACCACAGTTTATTGGTTTGAATCTGATAGTGGAAGGAAACCACATTATGAAACCGAAATACACAAAGCGCAGAAAAAGGCTCGGCTCTACGAAACCTCACTTGGCCAAGTCGATACAAATTCACGTTTCTTGCGAGGATGGTGAAGTCACGAGTAAAGAGCAAGTGGAGTCGTGCGAGAAAGCACAAGAGTGCAAGCCGTCTCCGGAGAATCAGCAGCAGAAACCTTCTCCGAGGAGAGAAAAACAGGAAAGAGCAGTGGTTCACAATGTCACTTTGGTCTCGGAGGACCACACTCAACCCAGGAGGAGACCCCAATGTTCAGGTGGGAGTCGTGGTAGCAGAGCTCCACTCGCCCAACGGAACATCTCCTTGTCCCGCACCCCCAAGCCTAGAAATACTTCATGTGTGTTTCAATCTTCAATTAAACCAAGCCACGGAGTATACCTGTGGAGATCCTTCCTCCCCAGGACTTTTTCCGAGCCCTCCAACAAGCCCTCGACGACGCGGGCCGCTTCTTTCGGTCGGGACCAGCTCCCCTTGCTGCGGCTCACGAGCTTGCAGCCCGGCTATCGAAAACCTTCTGTGGACACCTTTCAAATTGAGTCCAGTTACAGATTCCACAAGCAGCGTTACGTGCAAACCATGTCCAGATATAAATGA